A single Streptomyces sannanensis DNA region contains:
- a CDS encoding STAS domain-containing protein gives MVLKVVEEDGHGAWSVLRVSGELDLVTAPLVRRRVHDVVAVGGHELVLDLSGVRFCDSSGVGMLIAARRLLRSCGGSLRLILPAQAEAGADGSHVARVLTAVGVRRLFDVYPDLATAAAATYRPPTGADAD, from the coding sequence GTGGTGCTGAAGGTGGTGGAGGAGGACGGACACGGTGCGTGGAGCGTACTGCGGGTCTCCGGCGAGCTGGACCTGGTGACCGCCCCGCTGGTGCGCCGCCGTGTGCACGACGTGGTAGCGGTCGGCGGGCACGAGCTGGTGCTCGACCTGTCCGGGGTGCGGTTCTGCGACTCCAGCGGGGTGGGGATGCTGATCGCCGCCCGGCGGCTGCTGCGTTCCTGCGGGGGGAGCCTGCGGCTGATCCTGCCGGCGCAGGCCGAGGCCGGTGCCGACGGCTCGCATGTCGCCAGGGTGCTGACGGCCGTGGGCGTGCGCCGCCTCTTCGACGTGTACCCGGACCTGGCCACCGCCGCTGCCGCGACGTACCGCCCTCCGACGGGGGCGGACGCGGACTGA
- a CDS encoding MFS transporter, which produces MSYRALATKPVLTWAVVTTAARVPVAMAPLALVLLVRERPGGYTLGAALAAVYVVGEVVGAITLGPRMAPERARRALAGGLGVGAGAFGAVGLLPHADPVVLGAFAALAGAAPAAATGGLRALLTSLVPERAVTQALSAESILTYVLWAAAPALTTGLALGVGPHMPLLLAAVLMAAATAGLWALPAGWPADDTDRKGVSMARTLAAAWPVYVSGAAALGLLALAELVLPALLEQRGIAVGWAGPLLAGYSVASALGAYLYGLRTWPGRPETQGQVLLVAFAACVALSAAVPVLGVIAMGLLAAGLLNSWVQLARNLSLRNALPASALAAGYSVSYAAVSAGYATSATLSGVVQSVAAPSTAVLCGVGLCLVLATVSTVGERRSARRRALRSSCSASLPFRPSARPRPSDGPSA; this is translated from the coding sequence ATGAGTTATCGCGCCCTTGCCACCAAACCCGTCCTGACCTGGGCTGTTGTCACCACGGCTGCCCGTGTCCCGGTGGCGATGGCGCCGCTTGCACTGGTCCTGCTGGTACGGGAGCGGCCCGGCGGCTACACACTGGGCGCCGCCCTCGCCGCCGTGTATGTCGTCGGCGAGGTCGTCGGCGCCATCACGCTCGGGCCGCGGATGGCGCCGGAGCGGGCCAGGCGGGCCCTGGCCGGAGGACTGGGCGTGGGAGCCGGCGCGTTCGGGGCGGTCGGCCTGCTGCCGCACGCCGACCCGGTCGTCCTCGGTGCGTTCGCGGCCCTCGCCGGGGCGGCACCCGCCGCCGCGACGGGCGGTCTGCGCGCGCTGCTCACCTCGCTGGTGCCGGAGCGGGCGGTGACCCAGGCTCTCAGCGCCGAGTCGATCCTCACCTACGTCCTGTGGGCGGCCGCCCCGGCCCTGACCACCGGTCTGGCGCTGGGCGTCGGCCCGCATATGCCGCTGCTGCTGGCCGCCGTGCTGATGGCCGCGGCCACCGCGGGTCTGTGGGCGCTGCCCGCCGGGTGGCCGGCGGACGACACCGACCGGAAGGGCGTCTCCATGGCCCGTACCCTCGCGGCCGCCTGGCCGGTGTACGTGTCCGGGGCCGCCGCCCTCGGTCTGCTGGCCCTCGCCGAACTCGTGCTGCCCGCCCTGCTGGAGCAGCGGGGCATCGCGGTCGGCTGGGCGGGCCCGCTGCTCGCCGGCTACTCGGTGGCGTCCGCCCTCGGTGCGTACCTCTACGGACTGCGCACCTGGCCGGGACGCCCCGAGACCCAGGGCCAGGTGCTGTTGGTGGCCTTCGCCGCCTGTGTCGCCCTGAGCGCGGCCGTGCCGGTGCTCGGCGTGATCGCGATGGGGCTGCTGGCCGCGGGTCTGCTCAACTCGTGGGTCCAGCTCGCCCGTAACCTATCGCTGCGCAACGCGCTGCCGGCGAGCGCCCTGGCGGCGGGCTACTCGGTGAGTTACGCGGCCGTGTCGGCCGGTTACGCGACGAGCGCCACCCTCTCCGGGGTCGTGCAGAGCGTGGCCGCGCCGTCCACGGCGGTGCTGTGCGGCGTGGGGCTGTGCCTCGTGCTGGCAACGGTCAGCACCGTCGGCGAGCGGCGGTCGGCCCGCCGCCGCGCGCTTCGTTCGTCGTGCTCCGCCTCGCTTCCGTTCAGGCCGAGTGCCCGCCCTCGTCCCTCGGACGGACCCTCAGCCTGA
- a CDS encoding sigma-70 family RNA polymerase sigma factor, whose translation MVKDTPPRWDRRMQQRLARGEAAALGELYDRFASLVHSLAHRVLDDDESADQVTREVFGYVWENPDAYDPKQGSMRSWVAGLAHRQAVHRLREAASATVSAEELERKVRRASAAARADYIVTSMPAPLRAALELAYFQRRDYRQTAADLGVTEDEARRRLRLGLQLLSTANTRPVEGTSGYGRSL comes from the coding sequence ATGGTGAAGGACACGCCACCCCGCTGGGACCGCAGGATGCAGCAGCGGCTCGCGCGCGGCGAGGCGGCCGCGCTCGGTGAGCTGTACGACCGGTTCGCCTCGCTGGTGCACAGCCTCGCCCATCGTGTGCTGGACGACGACGAGTCGGCCGACCAGGTCACCCGCGAGGTGTTCGGCTACGTCTGGGAGAACCCCGACGCGTACGACCCCAAGCAGGGCTCGATGCGGTCCTGGGTGGCCGGGCTCGCCCATCGGCAGGCCGTGCACCGGCTGCGCGAGGCCGCGTCGGCCACGGTCAGTGCGGAGGAGCTCGAGCGGAAGGTCCGCCGTGCCTCGGCCGCCGCCCGCGCCGACTACATCGTCACGTCCATGCCCGCCCCGCTGCGGGCGGCGCTGGAACTGGCCTACTTCCAGCGCCGCGACTACCGCCAGACCGCCGCCGACCTGGGCGTCACGGAGGACGAGGCACGCCGCCGGCTCCGGCTGGGCCTCCAGCTGCTGTCCACCGCCAACACCCGCCCCGTCGAGGGCACGTCCGGCTACGGGCGTTCCCTGTGA
- a CDS encoding pyridoxal 5'-phosphate synthase has product MSDTDDQFRTLLHSLRVWDVPELPRFDPADAPAEPLPLFRQWLREAAEAGQPEPHTMSLATADTDGRPDVRTLMLHDADGRGWHFASHRTSAKGRQLAERPQAALGFYWAALGRQVRVRGSVSAADPAESHADLHARSTGALAAALTGRQSELLGSYEELEQASAAAWERAESEPDAPVPSWTLYVLEPDEVEFFQGDERRRHVRLRYRREADGVWVCELLWP; this is encoded by the coding sequence ATGAGCGATACCGACGACCAGTTCCGCACCCTGCTGCACAGCCTGCGCGTGTGGGACGTACCGGAGCTGCCGCGTTTCGACCCCGCCGACGCCCCCGCCGAGCCGCTGCCGCTCTTCCGGCAGTGGCTGCGCGAAGCCGCCGAGGCCGGGCAGCCGGAGCCGCACACGATGAGCCTCGCCACCGCGGACACAGACGGACGGCCTGACGTACGGACGCTGATGCTGCACGACGCGGACGGACGCGGCTGGCACTTCGCCTCTCACCGGACCAGCGCGAAGGGGCGGCAGCTGGCCGAGCGGCCGCAGGCGGCACTGGGCTTCTACTGGGCGGCGCTCGGCCGCCAGGTACGCGTGCGGGGGTCGGTGTCGGCGGCGGATCCCGCGGAGAGCCACGCCGATCTGCACGCCAGGTCGACGGGGGCGCTCGCGGCGGCGCTGACCGGGAGGCAGAGCGAGCTTCTCGGCTCGTACGAGGAACTGGAACAGGCCTCGGCGGCCGCCTGGGAGCGGGCCGAGTCCGAGCCGGACGCGCCCGTGCCGAGCTGGACCCTGTACGTACTCGAGCCGGACGAGGTGGAGTTCTTCCAGGGCGACGAGCGCCGGCGGCACGTACGGCTGCGGTACCGGCGGGAGGCCGACGGCGTCTGGGTGTGCGAGCTGCTCTGGCCGTGA
- a CDS encoding DUF5949 family protein: MTSTPATAAELTPAQLGTLTVIAWTGEPVDGEQEPLPFLLAYSLGDGIGGPEAGARAVRLLLARTGLPVGTEPVDASAGPPLPVTLLVQAGQVVLTMPYLHVQSAVPPEWLAASRRHGRVYFMFTTRPWPQAAAGRPVSDEALRSFVGDEETLKETAHVLLPVSSLR; this comes from the coding sequence ATGACTTCAACCCCGGCCACTGCGGCCGAACTTACCCCGGCCCAGCTCGGCACCCTGACGGTGATCGCCTGGACCGGCGAGCCCGTCGACGGGGAGCAGGAGCCGCTGCCTTTCCTCCTCGCCTACTCCCTCGGCGACGGAATCGGGGGTCCCGAGGCCGGGGCGAGGGCCGTACGGCTGCTCCTCGCACGGACCGGCCTGCCGGTCGGCACCGAGCCGGTCGATGCGTCCGCCGGCCCGCCGCTGCCGGTGACGCTCCTCGTCCAGGCCGGCCAGGTGGTACTGACCATGCCGTACCTGCACGTCCAGAGCGCCGTCCCGCCGGAGTGGCTGGCCGCGTCGCGCCGGCACGGCCGGGTCTACTTCATGTTCACAACCCGCCCATGGCCGCAGGCCGCCGCCGGCCGTCCCGTCTCCGACGAAGCGCTGCGGTCGTTCGTGGGTGACGAGGAGACGCTGAAGGAGACCGCCCACGTGCTGCTGCCGGTCAGCAGTCTGCGCTGA
- a CDS encoding ATP-binding protein, which produces MQVLQVQLEVGPDPAEVGRARRWARSWLAGSGIRLDEPLAETLILLISELVTNAVVHTGCPAVLRMLGAGTGTVRVEVADFSACPPAPRHARGEDTSGRGLELVDGLADRWGWQPEGAGKRIWCEVDGGAPAVARGAYEPGVCEPSCAVTNRM; this is translated from the coding sequence GTGCAGGTGCTTCAGGTTCAATTGGAAGTCGGTCCGGACCCCGCAGAGGTGGGCCGCGCCCGCAGGTGGGCCCGTTCGTGGCTGGCCGGTTCCGGCATAAGGCTCGACGAGCCGCTGGCCGAGACGCTGATCCTGCTGATCTCGGAACTGGTCACCAACGCGGTGGTGCACACCGGTTGTCCTGCCGTGCTGCGGATGCTCGGTGCCGGCACCGGCACGGTCCGGGTGGAGGTCGCGGACTTCAGCGCCTGCCCGCCCGCTCCGCGGCATGCGCGGGGGGAGGACACCAGCGGGCGTGGCCTGGAGCTGGTCGACGGTCTGGCCGACCGGTGGGGCTGGCAGCCGGAAGGCGCGGGCAAGCGCATCTGGTGCGAGGTGGACGGGGGCGCGCCCGCGGTGGCGAGGGGAGCATACGAGCCTGGAGTGTGCGAGCCGTCGTGCGCCGTCACAAATCGGATGTAA
- a CDS encoding TOBE domain-containing protein: MSLSIRNRLRGTVVSVSIGPAMATVKVRLDGGQEITAAVTAEAVADLGLAADSRVDALAKAGAVALATAAVKGLSIRNQLPGTVTSVTSGVAMATVRVAVAGAELTAAITKDAVDELALAEGVPVVSLIKATEISLANAA, encoded by the coding sequence ATGAGCCTCAGCATTCGCAACCGGCTGCGCGGCACCGTGGTCTCCGTCTCGATCGGACCCGCCATGGCCACCGTCAAGGTGAGGCTGGACGGCGGCCAGGAAATCACCGCCGCCGTCACCGCCGAGGCCGTGGCCGACCTCGGTCTCGCCGCCGACAGCCGGGTCGACGCGCTGGCCAAGGCCGGCGCGGTGGCCCTCGCCACCGCCGCGGTGAAGGGCCTGAGCATCCGCAACCAGCTGCCGGGCACGGTGACGTCCGTGACCTCCGGCGTGGCGATGGCAACGGTCCGGGTCGCCGTCGCGGGCGCGGAGCTGACCGCCGCGATCACCAAGGACGCCGTCGACGAGCTCGCCCTGGCGGAGGGCGTCCCGGTGGTCTCCCTCATCAAGGCGACCGAGATCTCCCTGGCCAACGCGGCCTGA